A portion of the Corynebacterium heidelbergense genome contains these proteins:
- a CDS encoding histone-like nucleoid-structuring protein Lsr2, whose translation MARREVTQYYDDMDNSPLNENEVNVVDFSVNGVDYTMDLSTENQQKFQDAVGPFVNVARRKGRGGNRRSTTQRDTNSAERNRKIREWARKNGVEVSSRGRISADVVEAYRKAQG comes from the coding sequence ATGGCACGTCGCGAAGTAACGCAGTACTACGACGATATGGACAACTCGCCCCTGAACGAAAACGAAGTCAACGTCGTGGACTTCTCCGTCAATGGTGTGGACTACACCATGGACCTGTCCACCGAAAACCAGCAGAAGTTCCAGGACGCGGTCGGCCCCTTCGTCAACGTGGCCCGGCGCAAGGGCCGTGGCGGCAACCGCCGCTCCACCACGCAGCGGGACACCAACTCCGCTGAGCGCAACCGCAAGATCCGCGAGTGGGCTCGCAAGAATGGCGTAGAGGTTTCCTCCCGCGGCCGCATCTCCGCTGATGTGGTTGAGGCCTACCGCAAGGCCCAGGGCTAA
- a CDS encoding alkaline phosphatase D family protein: MTSNPANSARPKTGDSPNGQPHANTCAGGTTPDRGITRRRVLQGSAVATAGVAVASALPGTAAAHAPSAPPAPQGQKPGGPSPAFVHGVASGDPLPGSVLLWTRITSHPGDLPGKNRGTPTKVKWEVAQDPQFRAVVASGNITATPDTDMTVKPEAAGLNPGTDYYYRFTITDGDYTGHVSPVGRTRTAPAAGADVQELRFALFSCSNWEAGFFHAYGDMAHRGDIDYALHVGDYIYEYERGNYTGKSGPVRDHDPANEILTLADYRERYGQYHTDVNLQAAHAACPWIVTWDDHETANDAWSGGAENHQPNEGDWVARRDAAIQAYLEWLPVRATPFSQGGHLYRNLAFGSLVELNMLDLRTYRNKQPSFTTAREVDDENRTMMGSEQFTWLTGKLQSSTARWNFIGNSVMFTPVLIPPLDPQTSSAVTQLLGLPEQGMPYNFDQWDGYAAERRRLVRFLREKGIDNTVWLTGDIHSGWACDVPVEPAAYPQDGVAAVEFVCTSVTSSNLDDILKLPENNGLTLTAEAAFTNLNHHVRYLEYDSHGYNVVQVTPDFVHTDWIYIAPDGKLSPNSSMYYATSARSYHGKPGIQMLNSQVDPTTHSGR, translated from the coding sequence ATGACTTCGAACCCCGCCAATTCCGCGCGCCCGAAAACGGGTGACTCGCCCAACGGTCAGCCCCACGCCAACACCTGTGCGGGCGGCACTACCCCCGACCGCGGCATCACTCGCCGACGAGTTCTACAAGGCTCCGCAGTCGCCACCGCCGGCGTGGCCGTTGCCAGCGCCCTGCCCGGCACCGCCGCCGCCCACGCCCCTTCCGCACCCCCGGCACCACAGGGCCAAAAGCCCGGCGGCCCCAGCCCTGCCTTTGTGCACGGCGTTGCATCCGGTGATCCCCTGCCCGGCAGCGTCCTGCTGTGGACCCGCATCACTTCCCACCCCGGGGACCTGCCCGGCAAGAATCGAGGCACCCCCACCAAGGTCAAGTGGGAAGTGGCGCAGGACCCGCAGTTTCGCGCCGTCGTGGCGTCCGGAAACATCACCGCCACACCAGACACGGACATGACCGTGAAGCCAGAGGCCGCGGGCCTGAACCCCGGCACCGACTACTACTACCGCTTCACCATCACGGACGGCGACTACACCGGCCACGTCTCCCCCGTCGGCCGCACCCGCACGGCCCCGGCGGCCGGTGCGGACGTCCAGGAACTGCGGTTCGCCCTCTTTAGCTGCTCCAACTGGGAAGCCGGCTTCTTTCACGCCTACGGGGACATGGCCCACCGCGGGGATATCGACTACGCCCTCCACGTCGGCGATTACATCTACGAGTACGAGCGCGGCAACTACACCGGTAAGAGCGGCCCCGTGCGAGACCACGATCCCGCCAACGAAATCCTCACCCTCGCCGACTACCGCGAGCGCTACGGCCAGTACCACACCGACGTGAACCTGCAGGCCGCCCATGCCGCCTGCCCCTGGATCGTGACGTGGGACGACCACGAGACGGCCAACGACGCATGGAGCGGCGGCGCCGAAAATCACCAGCCCAATGAGGGCGATTGGGTTGCCCGCCGAGACGCCGCCATCCAGGCTTACCTGGAGTGGTTGCCCGTGCGGGCCACGCCGTTTTCCCAGGGTGGGCATCTCTACCGCAACCTGGCCTTCGGCTCGCTCGTGGAATTGAACATGCTGGACCTGCGGACCTACCGCAACAAGCAGCCGAGCTTCACCACCGCCCGTGAGGTGGACGACGAGAACCGGACCATGATGGGATCCGAGCAGTTCACCTGGCTCACCGGCAAGCTGCAATCCTCCACCGCTCGGTGGAACTTCATCGGCAACTCCGTGATGTTCACCCCCGTGCTCATCCCGCCGCTGGATCCCCAGACCAGCTCCGCCGTCACCCAGCTTCTGGGACTGCCAGAGCAGGGCATGCCGTACAACTTCGACCAGTGGGACGGCTACGCGGCAGAACGCCGTCGCCTCGTGCGTTTCCTCCGGGAGAAAGGCATCGACAACACCGTGTGGCTCACCGGGGACATCCACTCCGGATGGGCCTGCGACGTGCCCGTGGAGCCCGCAGCCTACCCGCAAGACGGCGTGGCGGCAGTGGAGTTCGTGTGCACCTCCGTGACCTCCTCCAACCTGGACGACATTCTCAAGCTGCCGGAAAACAACGGCCTGACGCTGACAGCCGAGGCCGCATTTACCAACCTCAACCACCACGTGCGTTACTTGGAATACGACTCCCACGGATACAACGTGGTGCAGGTAACGCCCGATTTTGTGCACACCGACTGGATTTACATCGCCCCCGACGGGAAACTCAGCCCCAATTCGAGCATGTATTACGCCACGTCGGCCCGGAGTTACCACGGCAAACCCGGCATCCAAATGCTGAATAGCCAGGTGGATCCCACCACCCACTCAGGAAGATAG
- a CDS encoding DUF6474 family protein: MGLLKKMRKRRQERKAAYRAAKVRAKAEAKASTKLEQRKEAYLRKTAKQVRKYEAKELKQRRKHEEKMAKAAVEQIKQGSLNSKTIMRYATATRVAAPVALPLLYRALNQARSASEGSMAYRAGVDREDMVEYSQDGAAHKARIKKVRKSLDDHGVPSGFAKDVKDRMDVLDDAIDNTSTMNEDQTKRVLKSIEKELGLVERQIAAKRT; encoded by the coding sequence ATGGGACTTCTCAAGAAGATGCGCAAGCGCCGCCAGGAGCGCAAGGCCGCGTACCGAGCCGCGAAGGTCAGGGCCAAGGCGGAGGCCAAAGCATCCACCAAGCTGGAACAGCGCAAGGAAGCCTACCTGCGCAAGACCGCCAAGCAGGTGCGCAAGTACGAGGCCAAGGAGCTCAAGCAGCGCCGGAAGCACGAAGAGAAGATGGCCAAGGCCGCCGTGGAGCAAATCAAGCAGGGCAGCCTGAACTCCAAGACGATCATGCGCTACGCCACCGCCACCCGCGTCGCCGCCCCCGTTGCCCTGCCGCTGCTGTACCGGGCGCTCAACCAGGCCCGCTCTGCCTCGGAGGGCTCTATGGCCTACCGCGCCGGGGTGGACCGCGAGGACATGGTGGAGTACAGCCAGGACGGCGCAGCCCACAAGGCCCGCATCAAGAAGGTCCGCAAGTCCCTGGACGATCACGGGGTGCCTAGCGGTTTTGCTAAGGACGTCAAGGACCGGATGGACGTGTTGGACGACGCCATCGATAACACCTCCACCATGAACGAGGATCAAACCAAGCGGGTTTTGAAGTCCATCGAGAAGGAACTGGGCCTCGTCGAGCGGCAGATCGCGGCAAAGCGCACCTAA
- a CDS encoding ribonuclease H-like domain-containing protein gives MPALHTPLGPPPLGQLSTNPLPGAAPLLAPGWDSPVSGPGLVPPITPFDLYGCRHRAVLRRAQAAAERGHRAQADEQRERRNRGAGNSGETPGPGRSGGTTPGMSTPPAMFTPADVDRDMEAWSRSITAVSRKGAVWAQLPTRRRIGEKLVPTRVDIAAGPTAVEDTLEAIASGARLITNAHLAAGPFAAVADILVRADSGVGFDANTAYFPVVISGHSVAKSLAARGGKTSSGNMSSNEAQRGKAVAAGSSSVKGCRAVDIGALSLGRPVEVPWRVKTVGADSQRAAIAHLIVEQWGCASGSVGFIGLAAGGPRWCFLVDASTLLPGLSAALSEPIPAIPSRVKECRSCEFHNHCRAQLVQREDISLLLPGDRNRQLRDDGIRTLGQLEAAGRGELSELAGAWLHGEVALRRPHRRWWGDPKLWAGAERDQSREPLPGVVEVDVDMEAHPERGTFLWGAFDGQRYLAFADFSPQGDEGQHVAEFWYWLQQQRKRADQAGKTFVAWVYAAQGENYWLRFYARRYGGKAYRVPRVTEAERDEAPETIAEAQDRGSAVGQRQRPAEVEVRMPTVEEVEAFIASDRWADVFAQVRRALVGTESLGLKAVAPLAGFTFSQQDVDGRAAIGLFEQAVRSAESEPQAAVRSIARKKLERYNADDCVASRRVREWLRRGAPGIRGLQGAD, from the coding sequence GTGCCTGCTTTACATACGCCGCTGGGCCCGCCCCCGCTGGGCCAGCTTTCTACCAACCCGCTCCCCGGCGCAGCGCCGTTGCTCGCCCCGGGGTGGGACTCCCCTGTCAGCGGCCCCGGGTTGGTGCCGCCCATCACGCCTTTCGACCTCTACGGTTGCCGCCACCGCGCGGTGCTGCGCCGGGCCCAGGCTGCGGCGGAACGGGGGCACCGGGCCCAGGCTGACGAGCAACGGGAGCGACGGAATCGTGGAGCCGGCAATAGTGGGGAAACCCCCGGACCGGGCAGGTCCGGTGGCACCACCCCGGGCATGTCGACACCCCCGGCAATGTTCACACCGGCGGATGTGGATCGAGACATGGAGGCGTGGTCCCGGAGCATCACCGCGGTCAGTCGAAAGGGCGCGGTGTGGGCCCAGTTGCCGACGCGGCGGCGGATAGGGGAGAAACTCGTCCCCACCCGCGTGGATATCGCCGCTGGGCCCACCGCCGTGGAGGACACGCTGGAGGCCATTGCATCCGGGGCGCGGTTGATCACCAATGCGCATTTGGCGGCGGGGCCCTTCGCGGCCGTGGCCGACATTTTGGTCCGTGCGGATTCGGGTGTGGGATTTGATGCGAATACCGCCTACTTTCCGGTCGTTATTAGCGGGCATTCCGTGGCAAAGTCCCTCGCGGCGCGGGGTGGAAAAACGTCCAGCGGTAACATGTCCAGTAACGAGGCACAGCGCGGCAAGGCAGTGGCAGCCGGAAGCAGCTCGGTGAAGGGGTGCCGGGCGGTGGACATTGGGGCGCTTTCTCTGGGGCGCCCCGTGGAGGTGCCGTGGCGGGTCAAGACCGTCGGCGCCGATTCCCAACGCGCGGCCATCGCCCACCTCATTGTGGAGCAATGGGGTTGTGCCAGCGGTTCGGTGGGTTTTATTGGTCTGGCCGCCGGGGGGCCGCGGTGGTGCTTTCTTGTGGACGCCTCCACCCTCCTGCCCGGGTTATCCGCCGCGCTTTCCGAACCCATCCCGGCAATACCCTCCAGGGTGAAGGAGTGCCGCAGTTGCGAATTCCATAACCACTGCCGGGCTCAGTTGGTTCAACGGGAGGACATTTCCCTCCTGCTGCCCGGTGATCGCAACCGGCAACTGCGCGATGACGGGATCAGGACCCTTGGCCAGTTAGAGGCCGCGGGCCGGGGCGAGCTCTCCGAGCTGGCTGGTGCGTGGCTGCATGGGGAGGTGGCCTTGCGCCGACCCCATCGCCGCTGGTGGGGGGATCCAAAGTTGTGGGCCGGGGCGGAGCGCGACCAGAGCCGCGAACCCCTGCCGGGCGTGGTGGAGGTGGACGTGGACATGGAAGCCCACCCGGAACGGGGGACTTTCCTGTGGGGAGCGTTCGACGGGCAGCGCTACCTGGCTTTCGCCGATTTCAGCCCGCAGGGCGACGAGGGGCAGCACGTCGCGGAGTTCTGGTACTGGCTGCAGCAGCAGCGCAAGCGGGCCGACCAGGCGGGTAAGACCTTTGTGGCCTGGGTGTATGCCGCGCAGGGGGAGAACTACTGGCTGCGGTTCTACGCCCGGCGTTACGGCGGCAAGGCTTATCGGGTCCCCCGCGTTACCGAGGCCGAGCGAGACGAGGCGCCAGAAACTATTGCTGAGGCACAGGACCGGGGGTCCGCCGTGGGGCAGCGGCAAAGGCCCGCTGAGGTAGAGGTGCGCATGCCCACCGTGGAGGAGGTGGAGGCATTCATCGCCTCCGATCGATGGGCGGACGTGTTCGCCCAGGTCCGCCGGGCTTTGGTGGGGACGGAATCCCTAGGGCTCAAGGCGGTCGCGCCGTTGGCCGGGTTCACCTTCAGCCAGCAGGATGTGGACGGGCGCGCGGCCATCGGCCTGTTCGAGCAGGCGGTCCGCTCCGCCGAATCGGAGCCCCAGGCCGCTGTGCGCAGCATCGCGCGGAAGAAATTGGAGCGCTACAACGCTGATGACTGTGTCGCTTCGCGCCGGGTGCGCGAATGGTTACGCCGCGGGGCCCCGGGAATCCGGGGGCTGCAGGGTGCAGATTGA
- the msrA gene encoding peptide-methionine (S)-S-oxide reductase MsrA — protein MSSFLERIKALNTPGPHRGHRVTREEALSGGRHPVLPNPQPNAVLGTPLTGPWEDGQQAIIFGLGCFWGAEKLFWGVRGVLGTSVGYAGGFTPNPTYREVCTGRTGHAEVTRIVFDPSVVTVEELLSIAFENHNPTQGDRQGNDVGTQYRSAVYATDTEQLGKVEEALGRWRPKFEDAGYGALTTEVALLEEMGDGQYYLAEEEHQQYLHENPGGYCNHGPNGVTCQTGVL, from the coding sequence ATGAGTAGCTTCTTGGAACGCATCAAGGCCCTCAACACCCCCGGACCCCATCGGGGCCATCGGGTTACTCGGGAGGAGGCCCTGTCCGGCGGGCGCCACCCAGTGTTGCCCAATCCGCAACCGAACGCCGTGCTCGGCACGCCGCTGACCGGCCCGTGGGAGGACGGCCAGCAGGCCATCATCTTCGGCTTGGGCTGCTTCTGGGGGGCGGAGAAGCTCTTCTGGGGGGTCCGCGGAGTGCTGGGCACGTCCGTGGGTTATGCCGGGGGCTTCACCCCGAACCCCACTTACCGGGAGGTGTGCACCGGGCGGACCGGGCACGCCGAGGTCACCCGCATCGTGTTCGACCCGAGCGTGGTGACGGTGGAAGAGCTGCTAAGCATCGCTTTCGAAAATCACAACCCCACGCAGGGGGACCGGCAGGGCAATGATGTCGGAACCCAGTACCGCTCGGCGGTGTATGCCACGGATACTGAGCAGCTAGGGAAGGTGGAGGAGGCGCTAGGTCGTTGGCGTCCTAAATTTGAGGACGCCGGGTACGGCGCGTTGACCACCGAGGTGGCGCTATTGGAGGAGATGGGGGACGGGCAGTACTACTTGGCCGAGGAGGAGCACCAGCAGTACTTACACGAAAACCCCGGGGGCTACTGCAATCACGGCCCAAATGGGGTGACGTGCCAGACCGGGGTGCTGTGA
- a CDS encoding superoxide dismutase: MAKYELPELDYAYDALEPHISAEIMELHHTKHHATYVAGANSALEALEKAREEGTNPDQIRALSKNLAFNLGGHTNHSIFWKNLSPNGGGEPTGELAEAINRDFGSFEKFKDHFSSAALGLQGSGWAVLGYDHIGECLVIQQMTDQQGNMSVNFTPLLMLDMWEHAFYLQYKNVKPDYVKAVWNVFNWEDVAQRYAYAAK; encoded by the coding sequence ATGGCTAAGTACGAACTGCCGGAACTGGATTACGCCTACGACGCACTGGAGCCCCACATCTCCGCCGAGATCATGGAGCTGCACCACACCAAGCACCACGCCACGTACGTCGCTGGCGCCAACTCCGCACTGGAGGCCTTGGAGAAGGCCCGCGAGGAGGGCACCAACCCGGATCAGATCCGCGCCCTGTCCAAAAACCTCGCCTTCAACCTCGGTGGTCACACCAACCACTCCATCTTCTGGAAGAACCTCTCCCCCAACGGCGGCGGGGAGCCCACCGGCGAGCTGGCGGAGGCCATCAACCGGGACTTCGGTTCCTTCGAGAAGTTCAAGGATCACTTCTCCTCCGCAGCCCTCGGCCTGCAGGGTTCCGGGTGGGCCGTCCTGGGTTACGACCACATCGGCGAGTGCCTCGTCATCCAGCAGATGACTGACCAGCAGGGCAACATGTCCGTGAACTTCACCCCGCTGCTCATGCTGGACATGTGGGAGCACGCCTTCTACCTGCAGTACAAGAACGTGAAGCCGGATTACGTTAAGGCCGTGTGGAACGTCTTCAACTGGGAGGACGTCGCCCAGCGCTACGCCTACGCCGCCAAGTAA
- a CDS encoding L-lactate dehydrogenase, protein MAPTTGNKIVLIGAGDVGVAYAYALVNQGLCDHLAIIDIDERKTWGHVQDLNHAIPWAGHSTRITVGSFADCADAAMVVICAGVAQKPGETRLDLVARNVEIFRGIVGKVMEANFAGIFLVATNPVDILSYATWKLSGLPSAQVIGSGTVLDTARFRYSLGQYFGVSSTSVHAYVIGEHGDTELPVLSAGSVAGVPLAKRLREKAEVAEDVSKIFRETRDAAYEIIQAKGSTSYGIGMGLARITRGVLHNADVALPVSALLQGEYGFEDIYIGTPAVLNRSGIRQVIELDLDETEAGQFRHSASVLTDVMAKAGLK, encoded by the coding sequence ATGGCGCCCACAACAGGAAACAAGATCGTTCTTATCGGGGCCGGGGACGTTGGCGTGGCCTACGCGTACGCGCTGGTGAACCAAGGCCTGTGTGACCATCTGGCCATCATTGACATCGACGAACGCAAGACCTGGGGCCACGTTCAGGACCTCAACCACGCCATTCCCTGGGCCGGACACTCCACCCGCATCACCGTGGGCAGCTTTGCGGACTGCGCGGATGCGGCGATGGTGGTGATCTGCGCCGGTGTGGCCCAGAAACCAGGGGAGACCCGCCTGGACCTCGTGGCCCGCAACGTAGAAATCTTCCGCGGGATCGTGGGCAAGGTGATGGAGGCCAACTTCGCTGGAATCTTCCTGGTTGCTACGAACCCCGTGGATATTCTGAGCTACGCCACCTGGAAGCTATCCGGACTCCCCAGCGCCCAGGTGATCGGCTCCGGCACAGTGCTGGATACCGCCCGATTCCGCTACTCCCTGGGGCAGTACTTCGGGGTGTCCTCCACCTCCGTCCACGCGTACGTCATCGGGGAACACGGCGATACTGAATTGCCCGTGCTGTCCGCAGGATCGGTGGCCGGGGTGCCGCTGGCCAAGCGGCTGCGAGAAAAGGCCGAGGTTGCCGAGGACGTGAGCAAGATCTTCCGGGAGACCCGGGACGCGGCCTACGAGATCATTCAGGCCAAGGGTTCCACCAGCTATGGCATCGGCATGGGGCTGGCCCGGATCACCCGCGGTGTCCTCCACAACGCCGACGTGGCCCTGCCGGTCTCCGCGCTCCTGCAGGGGGAGTACGGGTTTGAGGACATCTACATCGGCACCCCGGCCGTGCTCAACCGGTCCGGGATCCGGCAGGTCATCGAGCTGGATCTGGACGAAACCGAGGCAGGGCAGTTCCGCCACTCCGCCAGCGTGCTCACGGACGTCATGGCAAAGGCCGGGTTGAAGTAG
- a CDS encoding patatin-like phospholipase family protein yields the protein MQTSSPEPNVTRTALVFEGGAMRAVYSAAMVEALIEANVNFSFVCGNSASTAHVANYVSRDIRRMRHAFTEFPSHPEFGGWGTYLRGQGFFNADYIYDQAHLPDHPLAMDWETFAASPVNYRISAFEGVTGETVHWGREHIHSAQDYLLRARASSTLPVIMSPVHIDGQTWFDGAFGPTGGIPLDSAEQEGFDRFVFVMTRTRGYRKGSARSGWYLRRALSKYPALVESFITRHTRYNETRERIFQMEREGSAYVWAPERISITNGNRRTRPLMRAYEAGLAQARREMPRIRAFLGLEPHVL from the coding sequence GTGCAGACCAGCAGTCCGGAACCCAATGTGACCCGCACAGCCCTGGTGTTCGAGGGCGGCGCCATGCGGGCGGTCTATTCCGCTGCAATGGTCGAAGCCCTTATCGAAGCGAATGTGAACTTCAGCTTCGTGTGTGGCAATTCTGCGTCCACTGCTCACGTGGCCAACTATGTTTCGCGCGATATCCGCCGGATGCGCCACGCATTCACGGAATTCCCCTCCCATCCGGAGTTCGGCGGCTGGGGCACCTACCTGCGGGGGCAGGGCTTCTTCAACGCGGATTACATCTACGACCAGGCCCATTTGCCAGATCACCCCCTGGCGATGGATTGGGAGACGTTTGCCGCCTCCCCGGTGAACTACCGCATCTCCGCATTCGAGGGGGTGACTGGGGAGACGGTGCATTGGGGCCGGGAGCACATCCACTCCGCCCAGGATTATTTGCTGCGGGCCCGGGCCAGTTCCACGCTGCCCGTCATTATGTCCCCGGTCCACATCGATGGCCAGACGTGGTTCGATGGGGCCTTCGGCCCCACCGGTGGTATCCCCCTTGATTCCGCCGAGCAAGAGGGCTTCGACCGCTTCGTGTTCGTCATGACCCGCACCCGGGGCTACCGCAAGGGCTCTGCGCGCTCGGGGTGGTATCTACGCCGGGCTTTGTCGAAATACCCGGCGCTGGTGGAATCCTTCATTACCCGCCACACCCGCTACAACGAGACCCGCGAGCGCATCTTTCAAATGGAACGGGAGGGCTCCGCCTACGTGTGGGCCCCGGAGCGCATCAGCATCACCAACGGCAACCGCCGAACCCGCCCCCTTATGCGGGCGTACGAGGCGGGCCTGGCCCAGGCCCGCCGGGAGATGCCCCGAATTCGGGCTTTTTTGGGACTGGAACCGCACGTCCTCTAA
- a CDS encoding glycerophosphodiester phosphodiesterase produces the protein MKIVAHRGASGERPEHTLAAFELAAERGADGYECDIRLTRDGELVCMHDRTVDRVSDRSGVVSEMTLAEMGELNIGTPEEPARVLTLRELLEFFQDVRHSARVALTASGNAPEIFIETKHPNRFGPRVEYALDQELRRAHLESSAAVHLISFSPQSLVRFRMINPAIHRILLRREYQRMLNPTLQALQVIDAHGLSVTRAKVRPDIIGRYGDGTYLWTADREEDVRWAARRGVTWLATNYPGRARMWRDDELGLTGQGDAAAADSGRQLATTLSNRG, from the coding sequence ATGAAAATTGTCGCGCACCGGGGAGCTTCCGGGGAACGTCCGGAGCACACCTTGGCCGCATTCGAGCTGGCGGCCGAACGGGGTGCCGATGGCTACGAGTGTGATATCCGCCTGACCCGCGACGGCGAACTGGTTTGCATGCACGACCGCACGGTGGACCGGGTGAGCGATCGCAGCGGGGTAGTCAGCGAGATGACGCTCGCCGAAATGGGTGAGTTGAACATTGGCACGCCCGAAGAACCGGCGCGGGTGCTCACCCTCCGTGAACTTCTGGAGTTCTTCCAAGATGTGCGCCACTCGGCGCGCGTGGCGCTCACGGCGTCCGGAAATGCCCCCGAGATTTTCATCGAGACCAAGCACCCCAATCGCTTCGGACCGCGGGTGGAATACGCCCTGGACCAGGAGCTTCGGCGGGCCCACCTGGAGTCCAGCGCGGCGGTGCACCTCATCTCCTTCTCTCCGCAATCTCTTGTGCGCTTCCGCATGATTAACCCCGCCATCCACCGCATTCTGCTGCGTCGGGAGTACCAGCGGATGCTCAACCCCACCCTGCAGGCGCTGCAGGTGATCGATGCCCACGGACTGTCCGTCACCCGCGCTAAGGTGCGCCCGGACATCATCGGGCGCTACGGGGACGGCACCTACCTGTGGACGGCGGACCGCGAGGAGGATGTGCGCTGGGCCGCCCGCCGGGGCGTGACCTGGCTGGCCACCAACTACCCCGGACGCGCCCGGATGTGGCGCGATGACGAGCTGGGGCTCACCGGCCAGGGAGATGCCGCAGCAGCAGACAGTGGGCGCCAACTGGCCACTACACTGTCCAACCGTGGCTAA
- a CDS encoding DUF5926 family protein: MAKKKKNQDNLPEGMSRRQAKLAARAAERAKLEKDPRPYGGYAMEADLVALQEFVPSAHFAASVEGIAAPVHIVTVLPGAVAGLRRSAEDGGECFAALQTNNRGNNPNRDLAFTLNWLRSAEPGQSLDVGVADGSEPQLRDLLPPETSAEIAVAQDFNWWLTEAHRENPQVLATLNQANESVLPSERVGAQITGAAWWIDPGERGHIRWVHTAEEGALLDALARVHAAGKLHLGEGSKFAGAFRTHGILVPVWDVDNTQPAQHWKAGLETVEGLLAAALEEEGQLTGEEHKAKQTIISREVTIR, translated from the coding sequence GTGGCTAAAAAGAAGAAGAACCAAGACAACCTGCCGGAAGGCATGAGCCGCCGCCAGGCCAAGCTCGCCGCCCGCGCCGCCGAACGGGCCAAGTTGGAAAAGGACCCCCGCCCCTATGGGGGTTACGCCATGGAGGCCGACCTGGTGGCGCTGCAGGAGTTCGTTCCCTCCGCGCACTTCGCGGCTTCCGTGGAGGGCATAGCGGCGCCGGTGCACATCGTCACCGTGCTCCCCGGGGCCGTAGCCGGACTGCGCCGCAGCGCGGAAGACGGCGGGGAATGCTTCGCTGCCCTGCAAACGAACAATCGGGGCAACAACCCCAACCGCGACCTGGCCTTCACCCTGAACTGGTTGCGCTCGGCAGAACCCGGGCAATCCCTGGACGTGGGTGTGGCGGACGGCAGCGAGCCGCAACTGCGGGACCTTCTACCGCCCGAGACCTCCGCAGAGATCGCCGTGGCCCAGGACTTCAACTGGTGGCTCACCGAAGCTCACCGCGAAAACCCACAGGTCCTGGCGACGCTCAACCAAGCCAACGAGTCCGTCTTGCCCTCGGAGCGCGTGGGCGCCCAGATCACCGGGGCCGCGTGGTGGATCGACCCGGGGGAGCGAGGGCACATCCGCTGGGTCCACACCGCAGAGGAGGGCGCGCTGCTGGACGCCCTGGCCCGCGTCCACGCCGCAGGCAAGCTGCACCTGGGGGAGGGGTCCAAGTTCGCCGGTGCCTTCCGTACCCATGGAATCCTCGTGCCCGTGTGGGATGTGGACAACACCCAGCCCGCGCAGCACTGGAAGGCCGGGCTGGAGACGGTGGAGGGCCTGCTGGCCGCCGCCCTCGAAGAGGAGGGGCAGCTCACCGGGGAGGAGCACAAGGCCAAGCAGACGATCATCTCCCGCGAGGTGACCATCCGCTAG